The Anopheles marshallii chromosome X, idAnoMarsDA_429_01, whole genome shotgun sequence genome includes a window with the following:
- the LOC128708105 gene encoding ubiquitin carboxyl-terminal hydrolase 45 produces the protein MGKRQRSDYRVDGGASSTESNDETLLSTKMNGGEVCTHIQKSIDLNAIRKQIKTNDAWFKKVCSKCMDEPATHGGNHIHKTSKEFSDASCESALWLCLKCGTQLCGRKQNQHALKHYTVPRSDVHALAMNTTTMDVWCYCCNVAVDSFAKPKLLELVELIKREVMKVRFSSTTNTCIAEMQTKLRDTTESVRSMVLQSNTNSSFDVPDAAKMNSNNQTYESKPDSGYSGTGLKQVNQASSAIVRYAMPMKSIVDSLPRVRGLSNLGNTCFFNAVLQCLARTPYLLDILKQSSTEGEKVHIPGGILKLHDGSDMAMPPIDGALPNWRSLTAALAELLSELTANAEESLSPNWLLQELTSKWPQFDGGDQHDSHELLRHLLESVRTDDLRRYQSLILQRLGLDTRQQQQNADSTQKAVAKFYNEQISQWVFRPEQVFRGSLVSTLTCQDCHHTSSQHEYFLDISLPVCVEKPQPPIRRRSSPEPDGHTSGGMTLSGARGASATSTDGTPVSKSATKKERESNKKAKRIAKHQKNRINLSSVGSGGGILAPAGGDTVGNGSEESESMAHMIPLTDDQPIQPDVSKVNDESSDDSNEPSDADVEDNDVTDDPLSKNGAMSIVDQNGNQLRPLPEKTDDTPENLNKETDGNNILCAVGISAQRAAHIARQLPPGNAGSSETDEDTVKRRGELHLVTSGRDGGDKGCSSEPKRSRQRTFSRADWSNTIAPRYQCEDGEYSIQSCFNNFTAVELMTGNNKVCCEACTERINGKGGKSVNTNATKQLLISQPPAVLILHLKRFQVGLRSVFKKLNKLVSFPFVLDIAPFCGSKVKRASHIRPGQKRILYALYGLVEHSGSMHGGHYVAYVKVRPKFGPEDERWKFIPQGTKDELDRKSEQEMVEEQARRMGIHNRDSDDSLSSYHTTSDNDDNGQKLLKEQKEQDEPEGEVGYNPKPSEPLPDVEPPPGKWYCVSDSYVREVTEESVLKVQAYLLFYERIF, from the exons ATGGGAAAAAGGCAGCGCAGTGACTACCGAGTGGACGGTGGAGCATCTTCGACGGAATCAAACGATGAAACATTACTTTCCACTAAGATGAATGGGGGTGAAGTgtgtacacacatacaaaaatcTATTGACTTGAACGCGATAcgaaagcaaatcaaaacCAATGACGCCTGGTTTAAAAAGGTTTGTAGCAAGTGTATGGATGAGCCAGCGACACACGGTGGAAATCATATCCACAAAACATCGAAAGAGTTCAGCGATGCCAGTTGTGAATCGGCGTTGTGGCTTTGTCTCAAGTGTGGAACACAACTTTGTGGTCGGAAGCAAAATCAGCATGCTTTAAAACATTATACA GTACCTCGTTCGGACGTTCACGCGCTTGCCATGAATACAACTACGATGGACGTGTGGTGTTATTGCTGTAATGTGGCAGTCGATTCGTTCGCAAAACCAAAGTTACTCGAACTGGTTGAGCTTATTAAACGTGAAGTAATGAAAGTGCGGTTCTCCAGTACTACCAACACATGTATTGCggaaatgcaaacgaaattaCGAGATACAACAGAGTCAGTCAGAAGCATGGTACTTCAATCAAATACAAACAGTTCGTTCGATGTGCCGGATGCTGCAAAAATGAACTCTAACAATCAAACTTACGAATCCAAACCGGACAGTGGGTATAGTGGAACTGGGCTAAAACAGGTCAACCAAGCTTCGTCCGCGATTGTTCGGTATGCGATGCCAATGAAATCCATAGTCGATTCACTGCCTCGCGTGCGTGGTTTGTCCAATCTTGGTAACACTTGCTTCTTCAACGCCGTCTTGCAGTGTTTGGCTCGTACACCTTATCTACTTGATATATTAAAGCAGTCTTCGACCGAAGGTGAAAAGGTGCACATACCTGGTGGGATTTTAAAATTACATGACGGTTCCGACATGGCGATGCCGCCTATAGACGGTGCATTGCCCAATTGGCGCAGTCTGACAGCAGCGCTAGCCGAGTTGCTAAGCGAATTAACTGCGAATGCGGAAGAATCACTATCACCGAACTGGTTGCTTCAGGAACTGACCAGCAAGTGGCCCCAGTTCGATGGGGGTGATCAGCACGACTCGCATGAATTATTGCGACATCTGTTAGAAAGTGTGCGCACGGATGATTTACGACGCTACCAGTCCCTTATACTGCAACGGCTCGGGTTGGATacgcggcaacagcagcaaaacgcgGATAGCACACAAAAGGCAGTGGCAAAGTTCTACAATGAACAAATTTCCCAGTGGGTGTTCCGTCCGGAGCAGGTATTCAGGGGTTCGCTCGTCTCAACCTTAACTTGTCAGGACTGCCATCACACATCGTCGCAGCATGAATACTTCCTTGATATTTCGCTACCGGTGTGCGTAGAGAAGCCACAACCTCCAATCAGACGAAGAAGTAGTCCCGAGCCAGATGGGCATACCTCCGGAGGAATGACGTTGTCCGGTGCCAGGGGAGCGTCAGCAACATCCACAGATGGGACACCAGTATCGAAGTCTGCCACCAAAAAAGAACGAGAATCTAATAAAAAAGCGAAGAGGATTGCAAAGCATCAGAAAAATAGAATTAACCTGTCGTCGGtcggtagtggtggtggaatATTAGCGCCTGCTGGGGGGGATACAGTAGGCAACGGGAGTGAGGAAAGTGAATCCATGGCTCATATGATACCTTTAACGGATGATCAGCCAATCCAGCCCGATGTTTCCAAGGTGAACGATGAGTCTTCAGACGATTCGAATGAACCGTCAGACGCAGATGTAGAAGACAATGACGTGACGGACGATCCGTTATCAAAGAATGGTGCAATGTCTATTGTGGATCAAAACGGCAACCAATTGCGTCCTCTACCGGAAAAAACGGACGATACACCAGAAAACTTGAACAAAGAAACAGATGGAAACAATATTCTGTGTGCAGTTGGTATTAGCGCACAGCGAGCAGCACACATTGCGCGGCAGCTACCGCCTGGGAATGCGGGAAGCAGCGAAACAGACGAAGATACTGTGAAGCGAAGAGGAGAATTACATCTAGTTACTAGTGGACGAGATGGAGGTGACAAAGGTTGCTCTAGTGAGCCAAAGCGTAGTCGTCAGCGTACATTTAGTCGTGCGGATTGGAGTAACACGATTGCGCCGCGCTATCAATGTGAGGATGGGGAGTACTCGATTCAGTCGTGCTTTAATAATTTTACCGCTGTTGAACTGATGACTGGCAATAACAAGGTATGTTGTGAGGCATGTACCGAACGAATCAACGGCAAGGGTGGTAAGTCGGTCAACACGAATGCGACGAAGCAATTGCTTATATCTCAACCACCAGCAGTGCTGATCTTGCACTTAAAGCGCTTTCAGGTAGGGTTACGAAGTGTATTCAAAAAGCTGAACAAGCTGGTTTCGTTCCCATTCGTCCTGGACATAGCACCATTCTGTGGTTCGAAAGTTAAACGCGCATCGCACATCCGACCTGGTCAGAAAAGAATCTTATACGCATTGTACGGATTAGTGGAGCATTCTGGTTCTATGCATGGCGGACACTACGTCGCGTACGTGAAGGTGCGACCTAAGTTTGGCCCAGAAGACGAGCGATGGAAGTTCATTCCACAGGGCACCAAGGATGAGCTTGATCGTAAGTCTGAACAAGAGATGGTCGAAGAGCAGGCGCGACGTATGGGAATACACAATCGGGATAGTGACGATTCTCTTAGTTCATACCATACCACCAGCGACAACGATGACAACGGGCAGAAGCTACTGAAGGAGCAGAAAGAACAAGACGAGCCTGAAGGTGAAGTTGGTTATAACCCAAAGCCTTCCGAACCGTTGCCAGATGTAGAGCCTCCACCGGGCAAATGGTATTGTGTATCGGATAGTTATGTTCGTGAGGTAACAGAGGAAAGCGTGTTGAAAGTA